A genomic region of Kluyveromyces marxianus DMKU3-1042 DNA, complete genome, chromosome 5 contains the following coding sequences:
- the LDB19 gene encoding Ldb19p: MVLPLFGISKQSSNSSSAPSLQALDYTNHDDHPVELSINIESPPCVLYGSATESSGALLGGLLTVTINDGLEIEAPRSTPLTPVNSNQRKQLTNSLTTSLSHLSFSHNHGSNHSKSGDSLKRLGSMSNIVPSAKTVTTIKINSVELSLIQKVHYEKPFRPAQATFNSCTNCKTKMTEFHRWTIIDKPTEVKVGKHSFPFSHLIPGNLPATTHLGSNSHTTIKYELIAVVTYRHPFRGKGESSKRVLQLNLPIPITRSILRGSDKTSLRVFPPTELTANAVLPNVVYPKSTFSMELKLDGVCSENRRWRMRKLNWRIEEKVKVRAHGCQAHMSKLKQLEEKVKHDEERDRQLRKNTKPIKRSLDMGPQVKMTVNSSHDLVAQQLSRLNAQSSDSGNAASSNDILAPTASADGNLDEDHDTIPDTSNDFIHPNDDAMRQEILQQQQRLRQQQLEAELKHESALYTEEIRTIAHGDVKSGWKSDFSNGGTIELVTDIDCMKLNSGVTNPVNHTSTRKPFILPNQDNVNISCDIEDNSLGVYVSHVLFVEIIVAEEQLQTSQGTGTGSESGSRRGSVVSSSSKASVKPKNNADQRLAELSPMFADRENKPVPVIEPHNNDAGPRIVGVPTGAARVLRMQFRLTMTERSGLGISWDDEVPPAYQDIKALTPPSYDDADSSVHRMRGYNYYSDGPAASSSAAQTMDGAGAPSEVGSARNSTSTSLHQDDNTRNSSGGTGEYIRPPPALHHSASTSSNSANFPFTDLDHVMSIQGAEPGFNSALTPQTTRTINVPTISELLDTDRITQ; this comes from the coding sequence ATGGTTCTTCCGTTGTTTGGCATATCGAAGCAGTCTTCTAATTCATCATCTGCCCCATCTCTGCAGGCACTGGATTACACAAACCATGACGACCACCCAGTCGAGTTGAGTATTAATATTGAGTCACCTCCATGTGTTCTATATGGATCTGCTACCGAATCGTCAGGGGCCCTTCTAGGTGGGCTATTGACAGTCACGATTAATGATGGTCTGGAGATTGAAGCACCAAGATCCACTCCTTTAACACCGGTGAACAGTAATCAGAGAAAGCAATTGACGAATTCACTTACAACATCCTTATCTCACTTATCGTTTTCCCATAATCACGGCTCAAACCATAGTAAATCTGGAGACAGTCTGAAAAGACTGGGCTCGATGTCCAATATTGTTCCATCGGCTAAGACCGTGACCACTATCAAAATAAATTCTGTTGAGTTGTCGCTGATCCAAAAGGTTCACTACGAGAAGCCATTCAGGCCTGCGCAAGCTACATTTAATTCCTGTACAAACTGTAAGACTAAGATGACTGAATTTCATCGCTGGACGATTATAGACAAACCCACTGAAGTTAAGGTTGGGAAGCATAGCTTCCCATTTTCTCACTTGATTCCGGGGAACTTACCGGCAACGACTCATCTTGGATCGAATTCGCACACCACAATAAAATACGAGCTAATAGCTGTTGTGACTTATAGACATCCATTTAGGGGGAAGGGGGAGTCTTCTAAAAGGGTACTGCAACTCAACCTTCCGATTCCAATCACCAGAAGCATACTCAGAGGTTCCGATAAGACGTCGTTGAGAGTGTTTCCTCCAACAGAGCTCACAGCTAATGCCGTGCTACCAAACGTGGTGTATCCAAAATCTACATTTTCTATGGAATTAAAGCTAGACGGCGTGTGTTCTGAGAACAGACGGTGGAGGATGAGGAAATTGAACTGGAGAATCGAGGAAAAGGTCAAAGTGCGGGCACATGGCTGTCAAGCGCATATGTCCAAGTTGAAGCAGCTTGAGGAGAAAGTGAAGCATGACGAAGAGCGCGATAGGCAGTTGAGGAAGAATACCAAGCCCATCAAGCGGTCTCTAGACATGGGGCCGCAAGTGAAAATGACCGTTAACAGCTCTCACGACTTGGTTGCGCAGCAACTTTCGCGCTTGAACGCACAGTCTTCGGACTCGGGCAACGCCGCTTCTTCCAACGACATTCTTGCGCCAACGGCTTCTGCTGATGGAAATCTCGACGAAGATCACGATACCATCCCAGACACTAGCAACGACTTCATTCACCCTAACGATGACGCAATGAGACAAGAGATTctgcaacaacagcagaGATTAAGACAACAACAGCTAGAAGCTGAGTTGAAACACGAGTCTGCCCTATATACAGAGGAAATACGAACCATTGCCCATGGTGACGTCAAGAGCGGGTGGAAGTCCGACTTCTCTAATGGCGGTACGATTGAGCTGGTAACTGATATTGACTGCATGAAGCTCAACTCTGGAGTCACAAACCCGGTAAATCATACTTCTACGAGAAAGCCATTCATCTTGCCAAATCAGGATAACGTGAACATCTCATGCGACATAGAGGACAACAGTCTTGGCGTGTATGTAAGCCACGTGTTATTTGTGGAGATTATAGTTGCAGAAGAGCAATTGCAAACTTCCCAAGGAACTGGCACTGGGAGCGAGAGCGGCAGTAGGCGAGGCTCTGTGGTTTCCAGTTCTTCAAAGGCATCTGTGAAACCGAAGAACAATGCTGATCAACGTTTAGCGGAGTTATCGCCCATGTTTGCGGATAGGGAAAATAAGCCAGTACCTGTGATAGAGCCGCATAACAACGATGCGGGCCCCAGGATAGTTGGTGTACCTACCGGTGCCGCCCGGGTATTACGGATGCAATTCAGGCTCACTATGACCGAGCGTTCAGGTCTAGGAATATCGTGGGACGATGAGGTGCCCCCGGCCTACCAGGACATTAAGGCACTAACGCCGCCGAGCTACGATGATGCGGACAGTTCTGTCCACAGGATGCGCGGTTACAACTACTACTCAGATGGTCCTGCTGCTAGTTCTTCTGCGGCGCAGACTATGGATGGGGCTGGTGCCCCATCCGAGGTTGGGTCCGCACGAAATAGCACTTCAACCTCGCTCCACCAGGACGATAACACGAGAAACAGCAGCGGAGGCACCGGCGAGTACATCAGGCCGCCGCCAGCTCTCCACCACTCAGCAAGCACCTCGTCCAACTCGGCCAACTTCCCCTTCACAGATCTGGATCACGTGATGAGTATTCAAGGTGCGGAGCCCGGGTTTAATTCGGCGTTAACTCCGCAAACGACCAGGACCATCAACGTGCCCACCATTTCGGAGCTGCTGGACACTGATAGAATAACGCAGTGA
- the AHA1 gene encoding Aha1p, with amino-acid sequence MVVHNPNNWHWVDKNCIDWAKKYFEERLVGLATGEATEALYARISKLSSLEGDCEVNQRKGKVISLFDLKLNLGIEGHVNDEKWEGSITIPEVAFDSDPEDYQFDISIFKENSKLSEIKPVIREKLIPQLRDIFSNFGKELLLTHANDIQVSSDKVTSEFTKSNQQSSFQNVASTGTPLKKESSSSSSAAGGKKSETSSSTGDSSQKASNSNTPKYNTTKLHLESSFQVPAVELYNTFIEKPRIEAWSRSPIQPDPSSGKLGSGSKLELNDTFKLFGGNITMKLISGEPGKNLVFDWRLNEWKQGHYSQLSMEFHESQEYHETKLIVNWSGIPIGEEDKARGNFEEYYIRSIKLTFGFGAIL; translated from the coding sequence ATGGTTGTGCATAATCCTAACAATTGGCATTGGGTCGACAAGAACTGTATTGATTGGGCCAAGAAATACTTTGAGGAAAGACTAGTAGGCCTGGCTACCGGAGAAGCAACAGAGGCTTTATATGCGCGGATAAGCAAGCTATCATCCTTGGAAGGTGACTGTGAGGTGAACCAGAGAAAGGGTAAAGTGATCTCCTTGTTTGacttgaagttgaatttGGGGATCGAAGGTCACGtgaatgatgaaaaatggGAAGGATCCATCACTATACCGGAGGTGGCCTTCGACTCGGACCCAGAAGACTACCAATTCGATATTTCgatcttcaaagaaaatagtAAGCTTTCTGAAATCAAACCTGTTATTCGTGAGAAGTTGATTCCGCAATTAAGGGACATCTTTAGCAACTTTGGTAAAGAACTCTTACTGACCCACGCTAATGACATCCAAGTGTCGTCTGACAAGGTGACATCTGAGTTCACCAAATCCAATCAGCAATCGAGTTTCCAAAACGTCGCCTCAACTGGTACTCCACTGAAGAAAGAGTCTTCCAGCTCTTCATCTGCGGCGGGTGGGAAGAAATCGGAaacctcttcttcaactggAGATTCATCTCAAAAGGCCTCTAACTCAAACACTCCAAAATACAATACTacaaaacttcatctcGAGTCATCATTCCAAGTGCCAGCTGTCGAGCTCTACAACACTTTCATTGAAAAACCAAGAATCGAAGCATGGTCGCGTTCTCCTATTCAGCCAGATCCATCTAGCGGGAAACTAGGCAGTGGCTCTAAATTAGAATTAAACGATACCTTCAAGCTATTTGGTGGTAACATCACCATGAAACTTATTTCTGGAGAACCAGGTAAGAATTTAGTTTTCGATTGGAGACTCAATGAATGGAAGCAAGGCCACTACAGCCAACTTTCTATGGAGTTCCACGAATCGCAAGAGTATCACGAAACGAAACTCATTGTCAATTGGTCCGGAATTCCAATCggtgaagaagataaagcTAGAGGAAACTTCGAGGAGTACTACATCAGATCCATTAAGTTGACTTTTGGGTTTGGCGCCATTTTGTAA
- the CDC42 gene encoding Rho family GTPase CDC42, whose amino-acid sequence MQTLKCVVIGDGAVGKTCLLISYTTNQFPADYVPTVFDNYAVTVMIGDEPYTLGLFDTAGQEDYDRLRPLSYPSTDVFLVCFSVISPPSFENVKEKWFPEVHHHCPGVPCLIVGTQIDLRDDKVIIEKLQRQRLRPITPEQGERLARELRAVKYVECSALTQRGLKNVFDEAIVAALEPPVIKKSKKCTIL is encoded by the coding sequence ATGCAAACTCTAAAGTGTGTTGTTATAGGTGATGGTGCTGTTGGGAAAACGTGTCTTCTAATCTCATACACCACCAACCAGTTCCCAGCAGATTACGTTCCAACTGTTTTTGATAACTATGCTGTCACAGTAATGATTGGGGATGAGCCATATACTCTAGGTCTTTTTGATACTGCTGGTCAAGAAGATTATGATAGATTGAGGCCGTTATCGTATCCATCAACGGACGTGTTCTTGGTTTGTTTCAGCGTTATATCTCCACCTTCTTTTGAGAACGTAAAAGAGAAGTGGTTCCCAGAGGTACATCACCACTGTCCTGGTGTCCCCTGTTTGATTGTGGGTACTCAGATAGATTTAAGAGACGACAAAGtcattattgaaaaattacaaaGACAAAGACTTCGTCCTATTACTCCAGAGCAAGGTGAGAGACTAGCAAGAGAACTAAGGGCTGTGAAATATGTTGAGTGTTCCGCTCTTACTCAACGTGGTTTGAAGAACGTTTTCGATGAGGCTATTGTCGCTGCTTTGGAACCACCGGTCATCaaaaagagtaaaaaaTGTACTATATTGTAA
- the UPC2 gene encoding Upc2p, translated as MSTERMQSSDEEKSRRGRKKSSAKVELIEIDGKTVSKTATGKRKFHKKSKNGCAHCKRRRVKCDETRPHCLNCKKMNLDCVYTPVQPRSRKNSTTTVTKASAKVEKPTVASSPADALSMNQVDILVNTMKAEAQLHQNQQEQEQQVPQQPQLQPHPLKRQVQHENIAAKNSSAAMSGLPKQGSTGAAGVTAPVGTPGAAGSTATPENVHLPPLAQNPHFLQHLQQQIQQQPYLLPQLMTLTNSEKFAAQFEVPNSPSTGTLQSQPMNISNSIASLLAGSKIPSNLSSNPLALFQQLTQSPQRPNAKMNNAGNPLSNLGGFNLKQLGTFPTAGIGGVTYDFQELLGLKSAPNSATNDSTTATVGTDPSKQDTAVEVLAGLQMKQEKSTNSLVHNSLDLNTRNLPNNPTISPAAPMSPLNKLNDGQTSLNSATKSVSENGTSIANGVATDMSKIDTQDSESTNGTTSSRIGSIANMIEFSTQTNLNLVDLKLFHHYCTKVWPTISAAGISEKKIWAEDVPEIAFEYPFLMHSLLAFSATHLSRTESGLERYVTQHRLEALRLLREAVLEINEANTDALVASAIILIMDSLANAATPVASGVNSPISAGSLSASAWIFHVKGAATILTAVWPLTEKSRFYNLINVDLSDMGDIINQENGSITELVCFDESIADLYPVEINSPYLITLAYLDKLNKEKGQPGFILRVFAFPALLDKTFLALLMTGDLGAMRIMRSYYQLLRGFASEMKDQVWFLEGITQVLPQDVDEYSGGGGMHMMLDFLGGGLPSMTTTNLSDFGIF; from the coding sequence ATGAGTACAGAAAGAATGCAATCTTCAGACGAGGAAAAGAGCAGGCGTGGCAGAAAGAAGTCCTCTGCGAAGGTCGAATTGATAGAAATAGACGGAAAGACCGTATCGAAGACGGCTACTGGTAAACGTAAGTTCCACAAGAAATCCAAGAATGGCTGTGCCCATTgtaagagaagaagagtcaAGTGTGATGAAACTCGGCCACATTGCTTGAATTGTAAAAAGATGAATTTAGACTGTGTTTATACACCTGTTCAACCAAGATCCAGGAAGAATTCTACTACAACTGTAACGAAAGCCAGTGCAAAAGTAGAAAAACCAACTGTTGCTTCTTCACCTGCAGATGCATTATCCATGAATCAGGTGGACATTTTAGTGAATACTATGAAAGCTGAGGCCCAACTCCATCAgaatcaacaagaacaagagcaGCAAGTTCCACAACAGCCTCAGCTGCAACCACATCCTCTAAAGCGACAGGTACAACATGAGAACATTGCAGCAAAGAACAGTTCTGCTGCTATGTCAGGTCTACCTAAACAAGGCAGTACAGGAGCTGCTGGAGTTACAGCACCTGTGGGAACTCCTGGCGCAGCAGGCTCAACAGCCACCCCAGAAAATGTACACCTGCCGCCATTAGCCCAGAATCCCCATTTTTTGCAACATCTACAACAACAGATACAGCAGCAGCCTTACCTACTTCCACAGTTGATGACACTCACGAATTCGGAGAAATTCGCTGCACAGTTTGAGGTACCGAATAGTCCTTCAACGGGTACCTTACAAAGCCAACCTATGAACATTTCGAATAGTATCGCATCATTATTAGCAGGCTCGAAaattccttcaaatttGTCATCAAACCCGTTAGCTCTATTCCAACAACTCACCCAATCACCACAAAGACCTAATGCTAAGATGAACAATGCTGGTAATCCATTAAGTAACTTAGGTGGTTTCAACCTTAAACAATTAGGAACCTTCCCAACCGCAGGAATTGGTGGTGTTACATACGACTTCCAAGAGCTGCTGGGTCTTAAATCTGCACCAAACTCTGCGACAAACGACTCAACCACAGCTACTGTAGGTACGGATCCTTCTAAACAAGATACAGCGGTTGAAGTATTGGCTGGACTACaaatgaaacaagaaaaatccACCAATTCTTTGGTGCACAACAGCCTGGATCTAAACACGCGAAACCTACCAAATAATCCAACAATATCGCCTGCTGCTCCAATGTCACCTTTGAATAAGTTGAATGATGGCCAAACTAGTTTGAACTCTGCAACGAAATCAGTATCAGAGAATGGCACCAGCATCGCTAATGGTGTTGCTACAGATATGTCCAAGATAGATACACAAGATTCAGAGTCTACAAACGGTACAACATCATCACGTATTGGATCGATTGCCAATATGATTGAGTTTTCAACGCAGACGAATTTAAACTTGGTGGATTTGAAGTTATTCCATCACTACTGTACCAAGGTATGGCCAACTATCAGCGCTGCTGGTATTAgtgagaagaagatttggGCCGAGGATGTGCCTGAGATAGCGTTCGAATATCCCTTTTTAATGCATTCCTTACTGGCTTTTAGTGCAACACATCTCTCGCGGACAGAATCTGGCTTAGAAAGATATGTAACACAACACAGACTGGAGGCTTTGAGACTTCTACGAGAAGCCGTACTAGAGATCAATGAGGCAAACACTGATGCTCTTGTTGCCAGTGCTATCATTCTCATAATGGATTCATTGGCAAACGCAGCTACTCCGGTAGCGAGCGGTGTTAACAGTCCAATAAGCGCCGGATCGCTATCTGCTAGTGCTTGGATCTTCCACGTTAAAGGTGCAGCAACTATTCTTACTGCAGTATGGCCACTTACGGAAAAGTCGCGCTTCTACAACCTAATTAATGTCGATTTAAGTGACATGGGCGACATTATCAACCAGGAAAACGGATCCATCACGGAATTGGTGTGTTTCGACGAGAGTATCGCAGACCTTTATCCGGTCGAGATTAACTCCCCTTACTTGATTACACTTGCCTACCTAGATAAactaaacaaagaaaagggcCAACCTGGCTTCATTTTACGTGTTTTCGCATTCCCTGCGTTACTTGACAAGACTTTCCTTGCACTCTTAATGACAGGTGATTTGGGTGCAATGAGAATCATGCGGAGTTATTACCAACTACTAAGAGGTTTCGCAAGCGAAATGAAGGACCAAGTGTGGTTCTTGGAAGGAATTACTCAAGTGCTTCCCCAGGATGTCGATGAATATAgcggtggtggtggtatgCACATGATGTTAGATTTCCTCGGTGGTGGGTTACCCTCCATGACTACCACAAACTTGTCggattttggaattttcTAG
- the TCP1 gene encoding chaperonin-containing T-complex alpha subunit TCP1 has product MAQVYGNQRSDTLFLGGEKVSGDDIRNQNVLASLAVANVVKSSLGPVGLDKMLVDDIGDFTVTNDGATILSLLDVQHPAGKILVDLAQQQDREIGDGTTSVVIIASELLKKANDLVKNKIHPTTIITGYRVALREAIRYINEVLSVPVESLGKDTMVNIAKTSMSSKTIGSDSEFFSNMVVDALLAVKTQNGKGEVKYPVKAVNILKAHGKSATESVLVHGYALNCTVASQAMPKQISGGNVKIACLDLNLQKARMAMGVQINIDDPDQLEEIRKRETGIILDKVKKIIDAGAQVVLTTKGIDDLCIKEFVNAKIMGVRRCKKEDLRRIARATGATLISDMSNLDGDEVFESSYLGTCQEVVQTKFSDDECILIRGTQKHSSSSIILRGPNDYSLDEMERSLHDSLCVVKRTLESGNVVPGGGCVEAALNIYLDNFATTVGSREQLAIAEFASALLVIPKTLAVNAAKDSSELIAKLRSYHAASQQAKPDDLKRRKYRNYGLDLIKGKIVDEVEAGVLEPTISKVKSLKSALEACIAILRIDTMITVDPEPEKEGDGCA; this is encoded by the coding sequence ATGGCTCAGGTTTATGGGAATCAACGTTCTGATACGTTATTTTTAGGTGGTGAGAAGGTTTCAGGCGATGACATTCGTAATCAGAATGTTCTAGCTTCGTTAGCAGTGGCAAATGTGGTGAAATCTTCCTTAGGTCCAGTTGGCTTGGACAAAATGTTAGTGGATGACATTGGTGATTTCACAGTTACTAATGATGGTGCGACTATTCTTTCACTTTTGGATGTGCAGCATCCAGCTGGGAAGATTCTTGTTGATTTGGCGCAGCAGCAAGATCGTGAAATTGGTGATGGTACAACAAGTGTTGTTATCATTGCTTCCgagcttttgaagaaggccAATGATTTggtaaagaacaaaatccATCCAACTACTATCATCACTGGTTACAGAGTTGCATTGAGGGAGGCCATTCGTTATATCAACGAAGTTCTTTCCGTTCCAGTGGAAAGTTTGGGGAAGGACACTATGGTCAACATTGCGAAAACCAGTATGTCTTCTAAGACAATTGGTTCCGATTCTGAATTTTTCAGTAACATGGTTGTTGATGCTTTACTAGCGGTCAAGACACAAAACGGTAAGGGTGAGGTAAAGTACCCTGTGAAGGCTGTTAACATTTTGAAAGCCCATGGTAAGTCTGCTACTGAGTCTGTTCTAGTACACGGTTACGCTTTGAACTGTACTGTGGCATCCCAAGCCATGCCAAAGCAAATATCTGGAGGTAACGTTAAGATTGCCTGTCTTGACTTGAATCTTCAAAAGGCACGTATGGCAATGGGCgttcaaatcaatatcGACGATCCAGACCAATTGGAGGAGATCCGTAAGCGTGAGACCGGTATAATTTTAGATAAGGTGAAGAAAATCATTGATGCCGGTGCCCAAGTTGTCTTGACGACCAAGGGTATCGATGACTTGTGCATCAAGGAATTTGTTAACGCAAAGATAATGGGTGTGAGACGTTGTAAGAAGGAAGATTTAAGAAGAATTGCACGTGCCACCGGTGCCACGTTGATCAGTGACATGTCCAACTTGGACGGTGACGAAGTTTTCGAATCCTCGTACTTGGGTACCTGTCAGGAGGTTGTCCAGACCAAGTTCTCAGACGATGAGTGTATCTTAATCAGAGGTACTCAAAAACactcctcctcctccatTATCCTACGTGGTCCAAACGACTACTCATTAGATGAAATGGAACGTTCTTTGCACGACTCCTTGTGTGTAGTAAAGAGAACGCTAGAGAGCGGAAACGTTGTTCCAGGTGGTGGTTGTGTGGAAGCCGCATTGAACATCTACCTAGATAACTTCGCTACTACGGTGGGCTCAAGAGAGCAGCTGGCTATTGCAGAATTTGCTTCAGCACTACTAGTTATCCCCAAGACTTTAGCGGTAAATGCTGCCAAGGACTCCAGTGAGCTCATCGCCAAGCTAAGATCATACCATGCCGCTAGTCAACAAGCTAAGCCGGACGACttaaagagaagaaaataccGTAACTACGGTCTAGATTTGATAAAGGGCAAAATCGTAGATGAGGTCGAGGCTGGTGTCTTGGAACCAACAATCAGTAAGGTCAAGTCTCTAAAATCCGCCTTGGAAGCCTGCATCGCCATTCTAAGAATTGACACAATGATTACAGTCGACCCAGAGCCAGAGAAGGAGGGAGATGGCTGCGCCTGA
- a CDS encoding uncharacterized protein (Haloacid dehalogenase-like hydrolases conserved domain) has product MSTATAKTDKLTEKLKQFTFDEKDNSLIDSKNPAPFPGSEPDSKEKPKSAATTTATSTSTSTSAGSDADALKASKPRTKSFLNNDGIDELKPMTRKKRVSSLSLSDQYSVSQNSMQPLTSMTPLHGKGSEDGTAGQGNVRRSSSHSRRSSMKLSRSSSVRTKREIIDHERIASYAFAFDIDGVILRGPDTIPEARQALRMLNGENKYNIKVPYIFITNGGGRSERARCKDLSKRLGITVTEDQVIQGHTPMKDLVPAHHNVLVVGGVLNSCRDVAKGYGFENVYTPLDIMKWKPSVTPYYTLSEEEKACALDVDFSKISIDAILVFADSRNWAADQQIILELLLSKNGVMGTVSETADEGPGLYFAHSDFVWSTDYSLSRYGMGALQVSIAALYQEHTGKELQVTRFGKPQRATFRFADKVLSKWRRNTLEEHVEQLGMTISDTRDRIPNGAAPAGHGDTETGESPFGPDSETDQETDLTSSTEDDEEDDEDDEGIVMEKHSKLLLELPPASTVYFVGDTPESDIRFANSHDSSWYSILVKTGVYQEGTIPKYKPKQICENVLEAVKFAIEREHKKELEEWNRTAEVTVPVVKEEKETIQKTN; this is encoded by the coding sequence ATGTCGACCGCTACTGCTAAAACAGACAAGCTCACCGAAAAACTCAAGCAGTTCACCTTCGACGAGAAGGACAATTCTCTGATTGACTCAAAGAATCCAGCGCCTTTCCCCGGATCAGAACCCGATTCTAAGGAAAAGCCAAAATCCgctgctactactaccgccacttcaacttcaacttcaacttctgCTGGCTCAGACGCTGATGCGCTAAAGGCTTCGAAACCTAGAACAAAGTCGTTTTTGAACAACGACGGGATTGACGAGCTAAAACCGATGACGCGGAAAAAGCGCGTTTCCTCGCTATCGTTATCGGACCAGTACTCTGTCTCCCAGAACTCCATGCAGCCCTTGACATCAATGACTCCGCTTCACGGTAAGGGCAGCGAAGATGGTACCGCAGGACAGGGTAACGTTCGTCGCTCCAGTTCGCATAGCCGCCGTTCCTCCATGAAGTTGTCGCGCTCCTCTTCTGTGCGCACGAAACGTGAGATCATTGACCACGAGCGTATCGCATCGTACGCGTTCGCATTCGATATTGACGGTGTCATTTTGCGTGGCCCAGACACCATCCCAGAAGCACGCCAGGCGCTTCGTATGCTAAATGGGGAAAACAAGTACAATATCAAGGTGCCTTACATTTTCATCACCAACGGAGGTGGGCGTTCGGAACGCGCTCGTTGCAAGGACTTGTCTAAGCGTCTCGGGATTACAGTCACCGAAGATCAGGTGATCCAGGGTCATACCCCGATGAAGGACTTGGTACCGGCTCATCACAACGTGCTAGTCGTTGGTGGGGTTTTGAACTCGTGCCGTGATGTTGCCAAGGGATACGGGTTCGAGAACGTTTACACGCCGCTCGATATTATGAAGTGGAAGCCATCAGTGACTCCATATTACACGCTAAGCGAGGAGGAGAAGGCATGTGCATTGGATGTTGATTTCTCGAAGATCAGCATCGATGCCATCTTGGTTTTCGCAGACTCGAGAAACTGGGCTGCAGACCAGCAGATCATCTTggaattgttgttgtcgAAGAACGGTGTCATGGGTACCGTTTCTGAGACTGCGGATGAAGGACCTGGGTTGTACTTCGCCCACTCGGACTTCGTTTGGTCCACCGATTACTCTTTGAGTCGTTACGGTATGGGTGCATTGCAGGTTTCTATTGCAGCCTTGTACCAGGAACACACGGGTAAAGAGTTGCAGGTGACCCGTTTCGGTAAGCCTCAGCGTGCTACGTTCAGATTTGCCGACAAAGTCTTGAGCAAATGGCGTAGAAACACTTTGGAGGAACATGTCGAGCAGTTGGGTATGACCATCAGTGATACCCGCGACAGAATTCCAAATGGTGCTGCTCCAGCAGGCCATGGTGATACCGAAACCGGCGAGTCTCCATTCGGCCCAGACTCTGAAACAGATCAAGAAACAGATCTAACTTCCTCTACTGAAGACGACGAGGAAGACGACGAGGACGATGAAGGAATCGTTATGGAGAAACACTCCAAATTGCTGTTAGAGCTACCTCCCGCTTCGACTGTCTACTTCGTTGGTGACACTCCTGAATCGGATATCAGGTTCGCTAACTCTCACGACTCTTCATGGTACTCTATTTTGGTGAAGACTGGTGTTTACCAAGAGGGTACCATCCCTAAGTACAAGCCAAAGCAGATTTGCGAAAATGTGCTGGAAGCTGTGAAATTCGCTATTGAGCGTGAACACAAGAAGGAATTAGAAGAGTGGAACAGAACCGCTGAAGTTACTGTACCCGTTGTgaaggaagagaaggaaactATCCAAAAGACTAACTAA